TGGCAACATTCCTCTCCGAAACCTACACCGACATTGCACAAATCCTATTCCAAACTTTTAATCAAATACAAAACTAACTCTCAACAATGTTCATCACAACCTAAACaatcaaatcatcaattcAATTCAGCTAACGAAACTTGCAGAATCAAaaatccaaaatcacaatgaaaCAATATCCCTCAGATCACACACATTGAATCCAAACGAAGAGCAACACAAATTGGATGAGATAAAATGTAGGTGTTTACGGAAAGCCAAACCTTCTGTAACTCATCGGCGGTGGGCTTCAGAGATTCGCCGTCGCTCTGCGCTTAATCGGAATTCGGAGCAGGGAAGAAGACACCGGTCGAAGGTTCCGGCGACAAGAGAGATCTGGAGACGACGGAGAGTTGAAATGAAAGGTTTGAAAtggtggagaagaagaatagaAGTGAATTGAAAAAAGGAACAGTTATTTACGGTTTTATTGGGTCGTCTCATTACAATGGCCCAATAAATTTTCATTGGTAAATTTTTTTCCATTTTCTCAGTTTCAAATttcgaaaataaaataaaaatgacatgattttttttacacaTGGGTGGTCtaggatgaggaggaggaggaggaggaggaggaggaggaggacccCAACGGTGGAGGAGATGGTGGAGCCGAGCATCTGACTCTAAGAGAAGGAAGTCGGTTTTCTCAGTACTAAAATATAGATCGAAATTAGAATGAACATGTATAGAGAAAGGGAATGTGGACATAAAaaatatcgtttgagtatgtattGAAATGATGAGTTAAAAAGAATAATCAAATGAGAGTCGCGTTCATCCTTTTTAGACAAAAATTACACAATGTCTATCTCCAAATGCCCTTAATAACATTTATTAGTAATACAAGATCACAAGTGTTATTATTTGTACAAAAGAATATTATTGGCTGCGAAAACAATCATAAACTACGTACCGCAAAGTTGTCAATGATGCTTGAGAAACTTACTAATTTTACaaataaactatatataatatgttaATCCACAGTGGTAATTCGATTACACAACACAAATTGATAGACCTACGTTCAGAAATAGAACCCTAATTATAAACTACATCAGAGATCTATACGTACATAAACTTCGACCTACACTGGTGATCGGCAGCAATATGCAATTATGCATATACCTGCTACCTACATTCCTGGAAATAGTGGCCAGCCCTCCATGACCCCATCCCAAAACCAGTCTTCTCTAAAATATGATGGTACCGGTAGCGGCGCAGGTGGCTCCGCCTGTGCATCAGGCTGCTCAGGTGGCTCCGCCGGTCCTTCTGGCGGCGCAGGTGCTTCTGGCGGTGGTGGCACAGTACTACGTGATGATTCAGCCTGGATCTGCTTACCCCTTCTTCTCTGATCACCAATAGGGAAACTACCCACCACAATCTGCATGTAAACATTAATAGATAGTATCAGAAAAATTTTCCAACATTGTCTCACACCAAGGAAGGGAATGCATAAGATATAAAGTACATTGTATAATCAAAACAGATAAAGAAAATTTGTGTAATATATGTAGATGCCTCACATGGACAGAACTCTCAGCTAGCATAGAATCACTAACGGATCCCCCATAAATTCGACCATCGGCACCCGCAAGAGTGACGGCTAACTGTCCATACCAGAGTCTTTCACGGGGCACAAGGCATCCATTCATGCTCAAGAGATCGAATTTACCCTACGTTGACGAAAACGTTAACACAGAAGGGGAAAAGATCATTTAAGCAATAGAGTCAATATCTTTGAATCCGAAGTGTCTTGAGAAAGGGTACGTATAGTACGCAACATACATTGAGTGATCTATCCTGTTTGCCCAGAACAACACTAGAGACTGCCCCACTGGCAGAAACCACGCAAACTACTCGGGGTCCATCTTGTGAGAATTCCAGAACCTTCTGAATGACATCCTTCAAAACCCAAACAAAAACACAGACAGCACACAACAATGTTAACAAATTAACAAAGACATGAAGTATAATATATAgctattattttatgtgactatGAATCACCGAAAATGTTGCAGAATGTcattaaatgaaaaatatatagcattctatatatatctttCGATAAGAGGTACTTCATATAATGAATGAAGTAAATGCTTTATAACGTTTTTCTCATATAACTTCTAAATTGTTCGGTCAACAGTTTACTGATCAACACAGACCTCCCCAGCACTGACAGAGATGATTTGGGGCGTGAACCTTCTTCCATCGTAAGCTGCACCAGGATTGGGATTGCCTACAAAATTAAGGTTTTAGTTGATTAGAGAACTTCTGATCTTGATTCGTACTGTCCTTACTAATCCAAAAGCTTTGCAGGGATGTATAAAAGTGAGAATGCATGAATGCAACAGATGTATTGATGGCAATCGAAAACCCTAGACGCACTGCACTACTGAATGGCAGGTGAGATGAAGAAAAGCCAGTCTCTATCCATTGCTTATTCTACTTCTATGATTTTCACACCAAATTCCGACGAAAGCATCTTACATaacacaaaatcaaatattAGAAGCTATTCTGCTAGCATCAGATATAAAAACAAACTACAGATATTGTCACAACCGAACTGAATATTTCACATCAAAATTATATTCACATATGCATGTAACATTCTCAAATCCTAACAACATGCTAAATACCGAGTGATATTGACCAGGCATGAACTGTCGATCAAAACCAATCAACCAAAAATCCACATAACGATCGTAAAAATACCACTCAAATAATATGCATGCTACAGTGCAATACAAAAATTAGTAAActtaaaatggaaaaatacTCACCCctaccaccacctcctcctccccctccacctccaccaccaccacctccactCCCACCCGCACCCCCTCCTCCTTGTCCACGACCTCCACCCCCACCGCCACTACCTTGACCAGTTCCCTTTCTACTTTTGGCTGAGGATTGCTCTTCCCCCCCAGTCTTCTTCGGAGGcctccctctcttcttctttggttCACCggttcctcctcctccttcaggAGTCGCCTCCCCAGCATCCACCGTGCCCTTGTGCTCCACCGCCCTATGAGCCATAGGGTACCCTGAGGAAGCCTCAGCGGCTCTCACTTCAATCCCTTCTGCAGGCAGTTCATCTCTCGCGTGCATTGCTCGCTCAAACTACAATACAGCATATCAAGAAAAGTAAGAACCAATATGTAACAAAGACACGATAAACAACTAAAAGCCAAAGCCATAGAGTTCTTTTGAGAAGATGAAACTCCATCTTCTCCATCAACCTTTGTCAAAGTCTGGAACCTGTGAAAGAGAACAGATGAGTAAATGAGAATCACAGAACTGCCAAAGGGGTGCAGATTTATAGCACGAACGACAAAAAATCAGATAACTGTAATGTATAAATAACTGCCTAGTCCGATAACTGTCAccaaaaactaactgctataAATAACTGAAGTTTTTTTATTTCGATCAACCGTGCCAataattttaagttttaagCTACGTAATATCTTTTTGAGATACATTCTTTGTGTAAAAGGCCGTGTAGCAGTATATATCTTCATGCCAGAACCCCAATGCGTTTATGATTTTTACGAATAAGAGCTTGAGTCTGaatattttttgtattttcatCTCCAAGGACCAAGGGCTAACCAATGCCGTTGTGCCCAAAAAATTCCTTAGCTTGGAAAACATCAGTAAGTCGAGTAGTAATTTTTTGTTCCTGTAATGTAAACAGAGATCATCAGACCAATTAGAGGTTAGTTGGTTTTGAATAGTAGAAATTTGGTCATGCAGACTTTTAATAGTTGTAAATAAATCACCAGTAACCTGTGTTCCAGTTTTTAGCTAGAAGTTGGAATTGACCAACTAGTAAGGGAGTGTCCCAAACAAAATTACCTAGGTTAGACCGTTAGACAAGCTAGGATATGTTGCAGCCACATAACTTCAaatttgaaatattttaaaagaaGAACGAGCCTTGTTATTAAATTTACCATTCGATCAGAACCAAGAGGCATTAGGGAAAGCTCTGTCTACAGTCTAAACGTTTAGACAAATGCAATGAGGGAAAGCTTTGCTATTATACCAAGTAAAAGATAGCTCTTTAACCTCTTTTTGGCTGGAACATTAATCAAACCATTAGctttaataattttattaaaattggACATAGTGTATAAACAGTATGGGTGCAGCTGCCACCCTGTTTCTCATCTATAATAAGAATGCAAATAGAACCTTATTGGAGAATCTAAGGAACATTATTATGAGTTCTTGATTGAGAGAAATGATTTTAGAACTCAACTTACGCGGCTGTAAAAGGATACATGTAAATGGAACTAATGAACCAAAAGTTTCCAGTAGCCACATCCCGGAAAACAGCGCCGGCAATTGCAACAAGCTATTCTTATGGATCAGCAGCAAAAGAGGTCATATCATATCTGCCCCTTTCCCGTGGACAACGATCAACAGGCCCATGAATTGGGGTAAAGTCAGTAGCAGTCTTGGGGACTTGCAGAGCTTGCAACAATCATAGTTTTTCCACAATTTTCAAACCAAAAGACCATAAAATAAACAAGTGGCCACAATCATAGCAAGTAAAGACAAAGAACAGAATGGTTTGCATCAGTTCTAATTAGAACTGTCACAGAGATTGCAAGTAAAGCACACTAGCATTATAAGAACTTTCAGAATGAAGTTGGGAAGGAACCAGCGATGAGGTACAATAGATGACTATAGAAAAGGAGGTAAACTCATAGTCATACCTGAGATGGGAAAACGCCACGGCCAGCAGACCATACTTACCATTACAAAGGGAATTCGGCTGACTGGAGCACCCACCATATGAAAatgagtaatttttttttcaccagGACATCCAGTCGATACTGGTCCGAGTCAATACCACAAGAGGTGAAAGATTAAACACACGAATTCAGCATCGTAGTGAACTCTAACAAAATTCAAGAAGACTCATCCCACAGATAGATAGGTGATGGAAAGTTAAGAGGAAAGGGCAGGGGAAATAAGTTGACGAGTGGAAGATTTGGGAAATTTAGTCGGGGGTTTCAGAAAGGATGGATGATCAGAGGCCATTCAATCACCCATGCAATCCAGAGTTTCCAGGGAACAGATTATGTACTTGGTTGTAAACTAACAGTCGTGGCCAGAGTGACAATGACAGTAGTGAATGAGAGATTTGTATTAGCAAATAACCTTAGCCTTCTATGCACTAaacataaaaaatgaaaaagccTAGAGACTGATATTACTTCAACATtactacaacaacaacaacaacacatactttttttttctcccatAAATAATCAGAATTATGTACTTCAGAAGTCAAAGCTTCACATACCTTGGAATTAATACATTAATCAAGTcttcaacaatataactcTTCAGTGTGAAAAGCTGGGATATTCACAAACTGATGCTCTACCGCCTAACTATTCATCTAAGTGATGGGAATCAAGAGGAATTCGCTATCACCACTTTGAGGATCTCAAATCCAGTAAAGTTGCTAATTAACGAAAGAAGCTCCACATTGCATTGACCACTCCATGCAgtcttcaaaatcaaaactactTGCACAATCCAATAATGCATTTTGCTGATGCTCATAGCGGCATATATAATTCAGTCCAACAAGAAGTTGACAAATTGCTGCCTCTGTCTTCTTTCGATCAGCAAAATACAATGTCTGAAGCAGAAGAACATGTGTTCGTGTAACAATTTGTTGTTGCTCAAAATTACGCTCACTTTGCCATCTGATCATGTTATGTGCCAATGGCGCGAGCCACCTCAATATTCCATCAAGAGTCTCCTTCCAATCATGAGCGAGAGGTGCGTCATATATAGCCAAATTCTTGACATAGGACTTCAGATTAGTCCTCAGGGAGTGTCTTAAACTCGTTGGCAACATATGATACAAATCGTCCCTAGCTTCCTCACCCACCAGATAAGGGTAGCGAAGCAACTTCTCTACTACTATTATAACATTTGCATAATGCAAAGCTAGAGCAGAGCCTCCCACAGTAGAAGGTGGAGCATAAACCATCAACTTACTCTTGGGGCCAAATGGTGAACCATTCATTCCGCCAGAGTTAGATTGAACACCCAATTGCACTCTACTAAAACAACCTGAATTGTTGGGGTAATCTCTCCTCAAACCACCACTCACCACACCACAACTCGAAATTTGGCTACTCCTTTCCTCATATCCACCAGCACTGctaacatcatcatcatcatcaataacCGAACTGCTCACTAGGCAGTCCATGAAAAGCCTCCCTGGGCTAGTTCCGCAGGGAAAGTTGAAATCCTCTGCCCGAAACAGCGCCAATTCACCTCTCCTTGAATCAAACTGAGGCTTATAGTTTGACCCCTTTTTCACCACAACAGCTTtctcaactagccccgaatgAAACGCCTTTTTCTTGCTaagaaccctcttcaatggcTCCTGGGAGACCCTCCTGGCATCAATCTGCCCCGATacaggaggaggaggaggaggaggaggggaagCTCCACCATGGTCATTTCTCAAAGCAGATTCTCCGAAAACCCCACGAATTGTAGCATAAATTGTACAAACTGTCCTTGCCAACAGCTCCACAACCTTATCATAAGTCTGGTTCCAAATTGAAATGTCCTTGAGATGCCTCACATCCTGCTTCTGCCAAATCAGCTTCTGCTCAAAAGCCCTCTTGCTCTCCTCATGCTGATTGTTCTGAAACTTCTTAGTGGCTTGCTCCAACTCATTCAACACCTCCAACTCACTATACAAATTGGAAGTAGCATTCACATACCTCTCCAACTTCCTAATCATACCCTCCATATCCTTCACCAAAAACCCCAACTCCCTAACCTCAATGACCCCATTAACAAGGTCCCCataaacatgctcaaaaccCTGCAGAGCCGGCTCAACACACCTCTTCCCAAGCCGGCCCACCACAGCAGCAACCCGGTTCAGGTCCTCTAGCTTCTCAGCCAAAGCAAGCTCAAGAAGATAGGCCTCATCAGATGAAACCAACTTCTGAACCCCCTCAGACTTCAAGATCTCAACTTTAAGCTTAGAGATCTCAGAGTCTGTGAGGGACTTGTATAAATAAACAGTCTTGGACATAACATTAGCTACCTCAAATGAAAGAATCCCTACAGTTTGCTTCTGAGTTTTGTTGTTGGAGTTATTGGGGGTGGCTTTTGGGTTTGGTTTCTTTGAATGCTGAAGTAAAAGAGCATGCTTTAGATTTGAGCTTACCTGGTTACCCATCTTCAGAATCCAAGGCTCTGCAACCATTGCTTAAGATCCTCAAGCTTCTCACAGAATATGGGTCCTGGCTAGAAACTCATTTGGGTGATGAACCTTTTGGGGGGTCTCTGGTAGCTGATTGAAAGGCTCAGATTGTGCCCAAGGAAAGTGAAACAGTGAGGGAATTGGGTGTTTGAGAAGTGAGAATGTGTAATTGAATGGAGGGAAAAAGATGGGTTCTTTTTTTGTGTTTGTATGTTTTGAGTGAGTGGAGGAATCAATCACTGCTTTGTAGCACAGCTCTGtttggttttgtgtttcttttgctTGCTTTGCAACTTGGGTTTGGGGTTGGGAGTTATAAGTACTGTGTGGAAAGCTTTTTCAAAATGTTTCAAAAGTGGGTCTGACTCTCACTCTGCAATTTTGGgtgttttgagttttttttttgtttctggaattttttttaatggggCTACAGGGTCTGATTCTCTCTGCTCTCTGATAGTGATGAGGTCAGGTAAGGCATTCAAATTACCAAGTCTTGctataaaataattaagtgCAAATTCAATATCAAAGTCAAAGATTGATGATTTAAGTAGCTGGGTTTGACttgcaattttggtttaagGTCAAGAAGAACAAGCAACTAAACCACTATCAATGTTATCTTGAATTCACGATTATGGTCTCTGACCTCACAACCTCATAATCTCAAAATATCCCAAAACTGTTGTTGGTACATCTGAAAGGAAATAGAAGAGAGCTAGTTGAAGTAACTTCAGTACGTGAGTGCTCATGTGGTCCAATTAGACCCATCACATTGAAGTTTCAGTTAGGTGTTAGCTATGTGTAAATGTCCCTTGTCTAGAAATGCACCTCTTTGCAAGTAACTCAAGTTTGACATTTTGCTATAATGTAAGGAATTGTTCTACATAGAAGTTATCTAATTATGGAAGATTCGACTTGAGACCTTTGTTTTCCTATTTGAGACCTTTATCTTCATAGGAGGAATTGAAAGAGGTTCAAGAAGTAACAATGTTTTGTGGGTGAAAACTATGTCCACTTTACTTGGTGTAATCTTCTACCTAGGCCTTAATTAGAGATTTAGGTTACCTGCTCCCCTAATCCTCTTTCATTTTGACAGAAGAGCCTTGATATGCCATGGCCCTGGGTGAGTTAGAACTCCTCCATCATAGCTAACAACTCATGGCCTCTTTCACCTTTCAGTTTcacttctctttctttcctttctctttttcttttccctcTCTTTCGTATCCCTCTATGTTTGAAAGTGTTCATTTTCTTCACTACAATTTAAAGATCAATTCTATTTTCTACTCACAATCATAATTACTTATAATGGCGTCTCATGCATGCTCATTTTGTTTTGGCTATTAGGCCCCTAATTAAGAGATGTAGTTTAAGTTGTTGCTATCAGTAGAATAAGTTAATAAGTAATAACACACCATTATATGTCTCTTTCAATCTATTGTGACTTTGGATTAAACTTATTTTACTAACAATGTGAGAAAAATATGTTTATGGATGAAACTTGACCCAAATTGATGGGGTGAAGGGATTTTCAAAAGTTAATCATAGTGGGAGTTGGTGCCTTGTTCTTTTGCAGACAACACTTACTTGAGGGCTATCACACTAGCCCCATATGGACTATTCTCCCAGCAAAGAGCAAGCAAGTAatgccaaaaagaaaagatgatCAATTCATCAACTATTCATATATAGACCATAACCAATTATCTCAATTCTACACATAATATTCaatatttcttcttccttctgtgAAAACCTCTTCAAGACAATACCCTCGTTAAACTAAATTTTCATAGTCAAATAGTTTCTAAGCTTTTGAGtgtatataaggagagaattAACTTAATATatggtgatatatatatatatatatatatatatttccatcGTCGAGTGTTTCTTTATTATAGTTGTATTTTagtgatatatattttttctaaaaaaataaactaaTATATGCGATTACAAGTTAACCATAAAATTATGTGAGTTTGTGGGAATCACCTCCAATTTTCAGAGGGTTTGGCATGCTTGGTATACTGGTGTATATGGGGATCACATGATCCATAGTTTATAGTATAGCTAGCTATATATTGAATTATAGAGAGAAACTAATGTAACACACCCATGTTCATGCCAGATAGGTAGATCAAACATGTGGCTCAAGGTGACTTAATGCGGTGCCCATTTGCTCAGCTAGGCATGCATGCCTTCACCACGATAGTACGATCTAGACCATCATTTTTAAATGAAATGGAATCCAGTAATTGGTTAGAAGGAAAATAGTATGATCAAAGAAGGCTATAGATTTGTACATGACCATTTTGAGCACTTTATCTTTCACTGTGATATGATTATTGTGTGCCTTTTACCAGCTTTGCCAAGCTTTGAATCATTTTAGACATGCAAGCATTTTTGCTTTGATCCATCATGTATCTGTGCATGCCTCTCTGTTTATAACTCGAAAGGGTATCacaatataaaatataaaaaaaggtATCACAATATATGCATTATGACTTGCGCATGTAGACCATTAGAAGCTTCTTCTTTAATCTGATTAAGCTTTTCACTTTGATTTGGACACGGAAGTTGGTTATCATCCGAATTCAACACTAGGTGATCAATATGAATGTAGTAGATGCTCTTCTGAGTTGACACGGCTAAAATTATTGGCAGTGGAACAAAGGGAGTCAACATTATATTCAATTGTATACACGCAGTGTTTGATCTTGTGAAAAAGACAACAAATTGCGAACTACATCGATCTCTTGACTCTCATtctattttcctttttatgaTGCGCATGTTAATTTAGTAATTTCAGtaacttgatgaagaacgattcTCAATTTTAACAACGAgcttgaaatcacctaatcgATCGATGGACTCTCCATATATTAACAACGAGTTAGCCGATGCCTAATCAACCTAAGTCTGTTAATAACATAAGCAAATCAACATTCAAGTGGAGTAAGAGAATAGAAAAGGAACAAAACCTGAAAAGGATTTGGTTGAAATGGATGACTGTAGTTTCCATATTCCCGCCATTAGGATGTAAGTTTGTGTTTGGAATGGAGAATCTATTGGAAGAGAGTAGGATAGCTGGTTCAACGTACTTTTTCCCCACAAATTACGTCCTTAATTAGCTTCTCTTAATTCAGCTAATTGGTTCTTTCTCCTCCATGCAAATTAAAACGTCCTTTACTTTCcatgaaaaattatatgaaGAACAGAAGAAATACGAGATCACTTTCTGATGGAGAACTGGCCTATTGGCTTGTTGACATTTAACTTATTTAACTCGATGCGTTTCTTATAAAATCTGTTATAAGGGGTAGACTTAATTAGGTATTGGATTGTAGGGTACGTATAACCGTATAAACAATGCATGTTCTGACAGTTCTGAACATTGCTTAGCCAATTTTTTGCGTTGAGGTTTCGGCACAGTACGTACAAAGAAGATTTTGATCCAAGATAGCTTCATCCTCATCCAACCAAGATTCAGAATTCATCTCAGATCAGTTGAGCATTGTCTAGCTATCGAGAATATTCTAATAGCATTTTGGGGATACTGCCTTTTAATTTGTTCCTAGTTTCTGCTACTTGTTGAACGCCAGGCTAGTCAAGAAATGAGCAAAATATATTACTCTCTTGAATCTTTGTCACTTCGATCTGCAACACACAAAGTTCATGATGATCAAATCAGAGGTCAAATTTGCTGTAAAGAGAACGATAAATTTGTGATGGTAGagtgatatatggatgaaatttgtatgACTACAGAATACTTAACCGAGGGTCTCATACACCTAATATACATCTTAATTGGATATCCTCTAGTGTTAACACACAGTTAAAAACACATTTTAGAGATATTGGAGTAAGTTAAAAGCATCTGATCGAGTTATACATAATTAGGATCTAACCGTCTTAAGTTCAGCAGCATGTTGGATTTGTTGAGCAATGTTTCGTCTCATCTATGAAATCAAACATGTGTCGGTGGTGCAAAAGCTGAGTTTAGTTATAATACATGACCACTGCCTGTAATTATAAGTTATATGTGTCATCAATAGGTCGATATTGTTATAAAAAtcaatgatatattgcatacataatttaataagctgaattataaataattataaatcagaaatgaagaacacgaaaagaaattcaacaaaaataccgaacgaattgtgatggaagaactagtcgagacgtgtgtgataccacactgtccttaagacgtttacgcctcctctaccggtgcaaggatgcttggcgcttgtctcccaggatataacgactaaacaattctagaaagttgcactactaactagaaccctcaacgaactcgaaaggtacctctatctatcaccagagaagaactaagaactttgagagtgggagagaaatgtgttttgaatgagattattttacaatgaaaggatggtggctatttatactgtgaggatttgcaatcagcaataaataagatggcggttatagaaatcaaaagatcataacatatatgagttacatatgttacaaacattgatttcaattctgttataattctccataacacacaataactcagttgttacaagaagaatttgaacagtcaagagaatttgaaaagtcaaaaccgaattttcggaaatgcaaaaagaatatgcgttccgaccctcaattcggtgttgcattcgtgtccgcaggtcgcacgggcatacacgagtttcccttgcgacctaggatttgcacccccctgcgcgtgcgcgagagggtataagggggcttatacactttacaatccatacacaatggattatatataaagtcttttcaacacttctcttttccaatgtgggacaaatacctttccctcattctaagtagccatctttgagtgacaatttcttattcacccacaaaccaaattacacaaacaaacatatgatcttgtaaccctcattatggagaactcaaatctatgttcatctttgattaattataagtttaacttaatttaattaatcaattaaaatttggttttaaatggtttttccaaccatttttccaacaattccccacatgaatgaaattggccaccaaagactcgatagaatttggtgatagatttctacggttgaaacctgtataggataggtaggtttgaccctttgaacctttccttataaaagtatgcttactttactaacgaaatagtagacgcgatgtctttgaactattcgtcatttgtgtaaatgataacatactttacacaggagtctccctggtacacttcggttctcatttttgtgcccattttggccatggaacacacgcctggttctgcaagtagtttgataagagttatgccctcattaactcccatagaagcggccccacttctctcttgcataggtgatctcttaattaagagtaacccgcattactctgctcgatttctcgacgcataagaatcattaaaagttttaacttaacctcatcctttacgggtatcactggtttttatcataggaatggacttggggaactccccacagtgatccgAGCTAATCTCTACAGTTTGGTTTTTccttttgaacctagatcttgggatctccagtcagctaggttgggtatccactgtagtgatttttaatttccaatgggctttagtcccattcccttcgatgatttttcaactaactctctgtttaaccctttagttaaaggatcagcaatattatccttagactttacatagtctatagagataactccagttgagagtagttgtctaatggtattatgtcttcgaTGAATGTGTAtagacttaccattatacatcttactctgtgccctgctaattgccgattgactatcacaatgtatatCGATCGCAGGCACAagttttgtccatctaggaatgtcctctatgaactggcgtagccattctgcttcctccccacatttgtctagtgctacaaactcagactccattgtggatcttgttataactgtttgttttgaggacttccaggacacggctccaccccctagcgtaaatacatatccgctagtagactttgagtctttcatgtcagatatccagttcgcatcagtgaacccttctataacagctgggtatgatgtgtagtgcaaccc
This is a stretch of genomic DNA from Argentina anserina chromosome 4, drPotAnse1.1, whole genome shotgun sequence. It encodes these proteins:
- the LOC126792574 gene encoding AT-hook motif nuclear-localized protein 7-like, which produces MNGCLVPRERLWYGQLAVTLAGADGRIYGGSVSDSMLAESSVHIVVGSFPIGDQRRRGKQIQAESSRSTVPPPPEAPAPPEGPAEPPEQPDAQAEPPAPLPVPSYFREDWFWDGVMEGWPLFPGM
- the LOC126792543 gene encoding protein PSK SIMULATOR 1, with the translated sequence MVAEPWILKMGNQVSSNLKHALLLQHSKKPNPKATPNNSNNKTQKQTVGILSFEVANVMSKTVYLYKSLTDSEISKLKVEILKSEGVQKLVSSDEAYLLELALAEKLEDLNRVAAVVGRLGKRCVEPALQGFEHVYGDLVNGVIEVRELGFLVKDMEGMIRKLERYVNATSNLYSELEVLNELEQATKKFQNNQHEESKRAFEQKLIWQKQDVRHLKDISIWNQTYDKVVELLARTVCTIYATIRGVFGESALRNDHGGASPPPPPPPPVSGQIDARRVSQEPLKRVLSKKKAFHSGLVEKAVVVKKGSNYKPQFDSRRGELALFRAEDFNFPCGTSPGRLFMDCLVSSSVIDDDDDVSSAGGYEERSSQISSCGVVSGGLRRDYPNNSGCFSRVQLGVQSNSGGMNGSPFGPKSKLMVYAPPSTVGGSALALHYANVIIVVEKLLRYPYLVGEEARDDLYHMLPTSLRHSLRTNLKSYVKNLAIYDAPLAHDWKETLDGILRWLAPLAHNMIRWQSERNFEQQQIVTRTHVLLLQTLYFADRKKTEAAICQLLVGLNYICRYEHQQNALLDCASSFDFEDCMEWSMQCGASFVN